The following proteins come from a genomic window of Athalia rosae chromosome 1, iyAthRosa1.1, whole genome shotgun sequence:
- the LOC105683700 gene encoding WD repeat-containing protein 74, whose amino-acid sequence MSYTKDFNAFVGGTRGFFKGLKIDQKNCIVKNIQSLTAITRDHEITAMTWGDNAEKDILIACGSKENRSVKIFDTEYSAFTSSFNCDIGEGKIKGISRYNDTVITAVESGHVKLWRYDKDEQILINAGKDLHRMRHSKFDEKIIATGGRENELKLFDLETQKQVFTEKNVAPDALQLRKPIWVSDIGFLPNSLVATASKFGYIRLYDPGAQRRPVLNLLLKNEALTALTTTSKEKHVVVASGRGRMNLIDFRNPGKVLNTYRGAVGGITDLSCSQSEPLLVSVSLDRHLRIHHMETKRLLEKIYLISSLNSLLLRSNFSIREDKKTEADGEGVNACIPKTNELSSTNHSIDTSTAPGDPDSDTEYDEMFGEMPVIENDANDADLTKNKRPYPYKKAIVQDSNLEKHVATEGEKKSVAIQRDGKKPKFH is encoded by the exons ATGAGTTACACCAAGGATTTCAACGCATTTGTTGGCGGAACAAGAGGGTTTTTTAAAG GTTTGAAGATCGACCAGAAGAACTGTATAGTAAAAAACATTCAAAGTCTCACTGCAATAACAAGAGACCATGAAATAACTGCCATGACTTGGGGTGACAACGCAGAAAAAGACATTCTAATCGCGTGTGGATCAAAGGAAAATCGGAG tgtgaaaatattcgacACTGAATACTCAGCCTTCACTAGTTCCTTTAATTGTGACAttggagaaggaaaaatcaaaGGGATCTCACGATATAATGA CACTGTAATAACAGCAGTTGAATCCGGCCACGTAAAGTTGTGGCGTTATGATAAGGATGAacaaattttgataaatgCTGGCAAAGATCTACATAGAATGAGGCATTCCAAGTTTGATGAAAAGATAATCGCTACTGGCGGGCGTgagaatgaattgaaattatttgactTGGAGACACAGAAACAAGTATttactgaaaaaaatgttgcccCAGACGCTTTACAACTACGAAAACCAATTTGGGTTTCCGACATTGGCTTCTTACCAAACAGTTTAGTTGCTACTGCTAGCAAATTTGGATAT ATTCGTTTATATGACCCTGGGGCGCAACGACGACCAGTGTTGAATCTTCTTTTAAAGAATGAAGCGTTGACTGCTCTGACCACTACCAGCAAAGAAAA acATGTGGTCGTAGCATCAGGAAGGGGAAGAATGAATTTAATCGACTTCCGAAATCCAGGAAAAGTTTTGAATACGTACAGGGGTGCGGTTGGTGGAATAACTGACTTATCCTGCAGTCAATCTGAGCCATTATTAGTGAGCGTTAGTCTGGATAGACACTTGAGAATCCATCACATGGAAACCAAAAGGCTTCTAGAAAAG ATATATCTGATATCTTCATTAAACTCACTGTTATTGCGGTCAAATTTCTCGATACGAGAGGACAAAAAAACTGAGGCCGATGGAGAAGGCGTCAACGCCTGCATTCCTAAGACCAACGAATTATCCTCCACAAATCATTCAATTGACACAAGTACAGCACCAGGCGACCCAGATAGCGATACTGAATACGACGAGATGTTTGGCGAGATGCCGGTCATCGAAAACGATGCGAATGATGcagatttgacaaaaaataagagacCCTATCCTTATAAGAAGGCAATCGTTCAGGATAGTAATCTG GAAAAACACGTAGCTACCGAAGGTGAAAAGAAGTCAGTCGCGATACagagggatggaaaaaagccGAAGTTTCACTAA